One Aegilops tauschii subsp. strangulata cultivar AL8/78 chromosome 2, Aet v6.0, whole genome shotgun sequence genomic window, ATTTAGATTTGCAAGTTGTTAGCTTTTGCAAATTAAAAAATTTCTCCGGAGGCACAAAATATTTGACATCTAGTTATGCAAAGGCAGTGTTTATACTCAATACACCTCAAAATCATTGAAATTTTGTCAAATAATTGAATCATCATTTACTATGACTGTATGCTATAGAGTTTCCATGTCCCATACGTTTAATTGATACGTTAACGACTGTGGTTATAATTGTAACCAATAAATTTATGCAGAGGTCAGAGGAAAGGATGAAGATTAGAATCAATAAATTGAAGGAAGTTGTTCACATGTTGTTTAAGACTTGCAGTAATAGTTTAGAGAGAATCAAGTTGGTGGATGCAGTCCAACACCTAGGAATAGCACACCTCTTTGAAATACAGATAGGCATGGCACTAAGTGACATACATGAAAGTGAACTCAGTATCTCTAGTCTTCATGAGGTTGCTCTTCGGTTCCGCCTTCTTAGGGAACATGGGCTTTGGGTATCTCCAGGTATCCACCTACACATGTAAACATTGAATACCTTGCAAGAACACTTTATAAAAATGAATTAACATGAATATGTGTTGCAGATGTATTCAAAAAGTTTAGGGGCGAAGATGGGTCCTTTAACGGGTATATAACAAACGATCCGAAGGGACTCCTATGTCTCTACAATGCAGCATACACGTTAACCCATGGCGAGCCAGAACTCAGAGACGCCATCTCTTTTGCAAGGCATCATCTCGAATCATTGGCATCGAGCCTTGAATCCCCTTTAGCAGAGCAAGTCAAGCGTGCCCTTCATGTACCACTACCAAGGACCTATAGGAGGTTGGAGGCGCTGCGCTACATGCCAGAATATGAACAAGAAGAAGGGCACAATCCAATCCTTCTAGAGCTTGCAAAGCTGGAATTTAACCTCCTCCAGGGTGTCCATTTGAAGGAGCTCAAAGCTATATCTGAGTATATTCATTGACATAGACCCACCCAACTATATCAGTAAATATACATGTGCTTTTACATGCTTCATTGGGACTATCGATTAATTTTGTTAGTATGCATGGATTTTTTTCCAGGTGGTATAGTGACCTTAAGGGATATGTGGGACTAAGTTTTGCTCGGGATCGTGTGGTAGAGAGCTACCTTGCGGGATATTGTGTGTTCTATGAGGAAGAGCACGCTCTCCCACGAATGATCTTTGCCAAGTTAAATTTTCTGCAGACAATGTTGGATGACATCAATGATGTTAGTGCCACCTTGGAGGAGTATGGGAAGCTCGACGCAGCCATACAAAGGTTATCTCGTTTGCCAATCTTTGTACCTGTGGTGAAAAACTAATAATTCTACTGACAATAGATGAATTGTTGGTGCTTGTTTGAACTAATTAATTTGTCATGCAGATGGGATGAGAGCGCCGTTTCTCTTGTGCCAGGGTATCTAACGAAGTTCTATAATAAACTGTTGATCTGCTTTAAGGAGTTTGATAATGAATTGAGAGTCAATCGAAGATATTCAATTGATCACATCAAGAAGAAGGTAcaaaattatctttttttttacatttttggCTTAGAAGACATATAAAGGACCAAAACACCCCTCACTGATTTTTTTAACAGAGCTCAAAGTTTACTCTTTGCCGTCGCTCCTCCCCAAATGGAGGTACTTGATGAGTTTGTGTTAGTACCACGCGCGAGATACTAGTAGTGGAGGATGGTAACGAGAAAGAAAATGCCTCTCTGCTTTGCCTGACCATTTGCTTCTTCGAATGTACAACTTCTTCAACTAATCTACCGCTGCGCAACCTGTAAAGGTTCTGGAACATAGAAATTTTATGATCAACTAATGATTCGAGATGTATGTACGTAGAAAGGGTAGCCGTTGAGAGACTTGTTTCTTGGGGCACGAGGATCGTTGGGTCATTGTCGACCGGAAAGCATGTAAGTGAATACAATATTTATTGTTTGTTACTAAACAACAGAAACCTATTTGTACTTCCTTCGTCGCAAAACAGTCTGTGTTGTAAAAATTGACCAGTACTAGTTTGTGCAAAAGGCACATGGATTGGACGATTTTTTTAGGGTCATTAACTTGCATAAAAAACATGTCAGCACGTTTATCTCTGGGAATCATTTATATGTCTATTTTTGGAAGCATATCAATATAAAAAATAGTTGT contains:
- the LOC109751709 gene encoding tau-cadinol synthase-like, coding for MQRSEERMKIRINKLKEVVHMLFKTCSNSLERIKLVDAVQHLGIAHLFEIQIGMALSDIHESELSISSLHEVALRFRLLREHGLWVSPDVFKKFRGEDGSFNGYITNDPKGLLCLYNAAYTLTHGEPELRDAISFARHHLESLASSLESPLAEQVKRALHVPLPRTYRRLEALRYMPEYEQEEGHNPILLELAKLEFNLLQGVHLKELKAISEWYSDLKGYVGLSFARDRVVESYLAGYCVFYEEEHALPRMIFAKLNFLQTMLDDINDVSATLEEYGKLDAAIQRWDESAVSLVPGYLTKFYNKLLICFKEFDNELRVNRRYSIDHIKKKFQLLSSCHLQEAEWLHKNHKPRFEDKLHLGAMSVGAVGLCVYMMVCMGDKMPKGALEWALGYPDVIMACAKIGRLMNDLAASFKPRNNMDVANCVECYASEHKVAEEVAFSAIDSMIEDEWRTTNQARFQQGRELLPAVQRVVNLTLSVPVYYGDRKDAFTFSSHLEDIIKSLFVKPIPI